In Candidatus Cloacimonadota bacterium, the DNA window CAGCTCCGGCTACCCAGCACAAAACAAATGTTTTGCTTCATACTTCCTTCCCAATCAGGAGTTTGGGAACGAGAGAATCTTCCTGATTTTCTCATGTTCTTTTTCTCAAATCTCATTTCTCACCTCTAACCTTGAAAAGGCTGATCAGTATGAATTTCTCCCATTGAAGCCTTTTCAAGGTGTGGCAGGCAGGATGTTGGCGCTACTCATATCTAATACTCTCAACCGGATTAGAAGCTGCGCTGCGAATAACGGTATAACCAATCGTAATCAGGGAAATTCCAAATGCGATGGCTGCTGCCATGATAAAAACAAAGACATTGATTTCCACTTTATAGGGAAAACTTGCCAGCCATTTATTCACAAATAGATAACTTATCGGCCAGGCGATCAGATTCGCGATCAATATCAATTTTAAGAATTCAGCAGAAATATTTTGAATTATATTGGGAATGGATGCTCCCAGAATTTTGCGAACTCCTATCTCTTTGCGACGCTGTTCTGTGGTGTAAAAGGTCAATCCCAAAAGGCCTAAACAGGCGATGAAGATTGCCAGAACCGAGAAAGTTGAAATCACCTTGAACGATCTTTCTTCTGCTTTGTACATGGAATCTATCTTTTCGTCCAGGAAGGAAAAATCGAAGGGATGAACAGGATAGAATTTTTCCCAGACAGATTTGATTTCTTTTATCGTAGCAGGAACATTGTCCGGACTTATCTTGATCGAAATTTCATGGAAAAGGTAGGGCCAATACATGAACAGAAGCGGAGAGACTTCCTCGTGTAATGAATTGAAATGGAAGTCCTTCACAACCCCGATAATCTCCGGAGAAAATCTTTTTACACCATTACTTAAACCAATTGTATAATTATTTCCCAAAGCTTCTTCCGGAGATGAAAATCCCAGTTTTTTTACAGTAGTTTCATTTACCAATGTTTTTGTAGTAAAATCTACTTCACCAAGCTCAGATAACGTTCTACCTGCCAGAAGTTTAATTCCATACAGATCGAGAAAATCATGATCAATCATACGAACAGAAACCATGAATTCTAAATCCTGATGTGCTAAATCAGGAATCAGATTCGTACCAAATCCGCTACCTAAAACTGGCACTCCAAGGCTGGTGGAAGTTTTAACAACTCCCGGTATTGCATTCAGTTCCGCTTTGATAGTTTCTGAGTTGTAAGACATTCGTTCCGGAGTTTTCAGCACGATCACTTCTTCCTGATCGAATCCCATGTCAAAATCTCGCATGAATCCGATCTGCTGATTGATGATAATAGTAAAAATTATCAGGATAAGAGAAATGGAATATTGCAGCAAAACCAGGAACTTTCGCAGGAAAGCAGAACCGCTTCTGCTGCTGTGCATAGTACCTTTCATCACGTGGACAGGTTGATAATGCGTAAGAACAAAAGCAGGATACAATCCTGATAAAACGCCGACTAACAATGCAGCCAGGAAAATAGTTAACATAATACCGGAGCTACTGAAAAATTGATAAGTAAGTTCTGTTCCAATTAGTTTATTAAAGGCAGGTTCAAAGAGTTCTACTATTACCAGCGCACAGATCAGTGAGATCAAAGTTATCAGGATAGATTCACCCAGAAACTGTCTGATAAGCTGCTGTTTAACAGCGCCGAAAACTTTTCGAACTCCGATTTCCCGCGCTCGTTTTACAGCTCTGGCTGTGGTCAGATTAATGAAATTTATGCAAGCTAGTATGAGGATGAAAAGTGCAATGGAGCCTAATATAAGCAGATATGTAATCGAGCTGTTGGGATTAATCTCACCTTCCAAATCGGAAAAAAGATGGATAGAACTGACAGGCTGAAGAATAAAATTTTTGTAAACTCCTTCTATTACTTTCATGGTTTCATTAAGAAATGGTGCTATTTTTTCTCCAAATTGAACAGGATCAGAATTTGGCTGCAGCAAAACGTAAGTGTAGGAACCAAAAGTTGCTCCCCATTGGTCGAGATAATTCCCTACCGGAAGATCGACCAGTGAACTGTAGGTGCCCACCATATCAAACGTGAAATGTGAATTCACCGGAACTTCTTCAATAACACCTGTAACTTCTAAATCTAAACGATTATTAAATTTCATAACTTTACCAATGGGATCCTGAGAATCAAAATATTTTTGAGCCGCCGATTTTGTTATGACAATTGAATTTTTATCATTGAGTGCAGTCTCAGAGTTTCCCTGCAGGAATTTGTAAGTAAAAATATCAAAGAATCCATCATCAGCAAAGATCAGTTCTTCCTCATAGAATTTTTTATCGGAGGAACTGATAAGATCTCTATCAGGAAAATAGACACGGGCAATACTATCGATCTCGGGATATTTCTGTTTCAGAGTTGGTGCAAGCAGAGCTGGAGTTTCGGCTGTTGGAAATGTTCCCTGTGGTGTTTTGGTGGAAACGGAAACTCTAAAAATGCGATCTTTGTTTATATGAAAATCATCGTAATGAAGATTTTGCCAGATATATAGTCCAACCAGGATGCAGGCTGCTAATCCCAAAGCAAGTCCAAGAATATTGATAACTGAATTTGCTTTTTGTTTTATGATGTTGCGGTATGCGATCTTTAAATAATTTTTGAACATAATTATCCTTCTTTACTAACATAAATGTTATCAATCCGCCTAAAACCAGCAATGCCAGAACGATGATGGCAATCATTTTGATTTTTCTGGCTTCAGGAGAAAGTTCATTCCATTTGGGTCCACGGTTCCAGGTTTTGTGCTTTGTTATACCAATAATAAAAAACACTGTTCCTACAATCGTGAAAACAGGATTTCTGGTAGCAATTCCCAACGGCATCCAGCAAACACCGGTTATAAAGAAAACCAGATAATTTGGTTTTAGCTGTTCACTTTTACGTCGATAAATTATCAATAAGATCATCAATAAAATTACCAGAATTGCTGCAATAATAATTATTAATTCCATTTTGCCCACCTATAGTTCAATTTTAATTTTGCACACGTCATCACCCTGCATGATCGATTCAATTAATTTCACTTTTACCGGTTTCTGCAGGATGAATTCCCAGATGTCTTTGTAAAATCCTGCTCCGCAATAGCAGTAATTGGTATCGACTGGTTCTTCCTCAGAAAGTAAAACTTCTCGAATACGAGGGCAATGACAGTAATAATATTTCTTCATCTTTTCATCATCACAGGCAAAATATTTGTGGAATTCCTTAGGAATTTTTGAGACTGTTACAATGTTGTCCTCCAACTTTCCCACCATTCCCATGCCAAGTTCGTTTATCATGTCGATCTGCTGGTCACTAAGCTGTTTATATTTTTTGATGTAAACTTCGAAAATTCCCTGCATTTTCTGGTGAATTGTTTTGATGTCTTTGGTTCTGCAATATTCTTTGCGCAGCTCTTTCAGGTCAGTTTTAGGTCTAAGGCAGGCACAACCGCACATTACTTCTTCTATCTGCTTTTGAGTAAGTTCTTCAGACAGTTTTTCCATCATTTTTTTCGACCAGGAGATCATCGTTTCATCTTCTTTGCCGGAAATCAAACCATCAAAAAGATCTTCTCTGCCGATTTTCTGCAGAGCATTTTGTAGTTTTTGTAGCCATTGTTTTTCAAACTGTTTCATATAATTTTACTCCTTTCTCACTTCTCATTACTCATCTCTAACCTTTCGAAGGTCGATCTAGCAAGAAGTTCTAAAACCTTCGAAAGGTCTTATTCATATTGTAACGCTTTCACCGGATTGGAAGTAGCAGATTTCAAAGTTTGTACACTAACTGTGATAAGAGCAATTAACAGAGCCAGAATTCCCGAAGCAATGAAAATCCACAAACTCATAGAAGCTCGATAGGCAAAATTCTGCAGCCAGCCTTTCATCACAAAATAAGAAACAGGACAGGCAATCAAGAACGAAACTCCCACCAATTTTGTAAAATCCTTGGAAAGCAGTGATACGATCTGAAGAACTGAACAGCCCAGAACCTTGCGGATTCCGATCTCTTTGGTTCTCTGCTCAGCAGTGAAAGCTGCCAGCCCAAATAAACCGAGACAGGCAATAAAAATTGTGATGAACGTGAAATAGCTGAACAGAATTATCAGTTTTTCTTCACCTTGATAGAGCTGATTCAATTGATCATCTACAAAACTGAACTGGATCGGTTCATCAGGACTGAATTCACTCCATATCTCTGATATTCTATCGATGGTTTTTCGATAACCTTCGCTTTTGATGCGAACGAAAACTCGCAGTCTCTCTCTATAGCGAAACTGCATATCATCAGTAATAAGCCAAATGATAACAGGATAGATCTGTTGTCTTAACGAGTTTGCATGAAAATCTTTCACAACGCCTACAACTTCAGCAAAATTGTCATTTCCCAGACTGTCTGTAAAGGCAACAATTCGTTTACCGATCGGATTGACCCAACCAAATTTGCGAACTGCTTCTTCATTTACCAGCACGCTTTGTGCCCAAGAGTTTTCGATCTCACGACTGAAATTTCTTCCTTCTTTCAGAGTCATCTGCATGGTTTCCAGATATTCGAAATCGATCTGCATGAACTGGCTGCTCATCTGCTGAATATCGCCTTCTTCTGTTTCCATGCGAACCGGAGAACGATTGAATGTTGTTCCCGGCATATTGAAAGAAGCAGCTGCACTGATCACGTTGGATTCATTAGCAAGTTCCTGTTTGAAAGCCTGAATCTGCGGATACATTTGCGGATTGCCTACATCTATTGCCATCAGGTAATCTTTATTGAAACCAAGATCTTTATTTTTGGCATAATGAAGCTGTTTTATAACGATAAGCGTTCCAATGATAAGAGCAATGGAAATACTGAACTGAATAATAATAAGTATTTTCCTAAATAATGATCCTTGAGTTCCTTTGGTATTTTCTGCTTTCAGCGTGTTTACAGGTTTGAAGTGAGACAGAAAAAACGCCGGATAGATTCCAGCCAGAAATCCTACCAGCAATCCAATTAGTAAAGTTCCAATTAAATATTCCGGATTGGAGATCAGATTCAGGGAAATATCAAGTGAGGTGATCTGATTGAATACTGGCAAGAGCAGCTC includes these proteins:
- a CDS encoding ABC transporter permease, which codes for MFKNYFKIALRNIGRQKFYSILNILGLAIGITCSLLIFLYIQTELSYDKFWHKADNIYRLTNENDMGGKIDKYCNAPRPISPAMSEIYPEIKAYTRVCGVNGLYTHTANLFLEQQSITTNKIFAVDSTFFDVFQNQFLYGTEETAFSEQLSIILTESLAERIFGRSDVVGETLSIENAVDVVVSAVISDLPGKTHFEYEALVPWRGGFGAYRQGEENVWYGWQVYQYFLLEDGVDPDELVAKFPDFVEENMKETYDRLNGTSVLGLQPIKSIRLHSDLVWEMYPNSDIIYIYVFSIIAIFLLLIACINYMNLATARSARRSREVGLRKVFGSNRGSLIKQFLMESIIMAVCAAAISLVLAELLLPVFNQITSLDISLNLISNPEYLIGTLLIGLLVGFLAGIYPAFFLSHFKPVNTLKAENTKGTQGSLFRKILIIIQFSISIALIIGTLIVIKQLHYAKNKDLGFNKDYLMAIDVGNPQMYPQIQAFKQELANESNVISAAASFNMPGTTFNRSPVRMETEEGDIQQMSSQFMQIDFEYLETMQMTLKEGRNFSREIENSWAQSVLVNEEAVRKFGWVNPIGKRIVAFTDSLGNDNFAEVVGVVKDFHANSLRQQIYPVIIWLITDDMQFRYRERLRVFVRIKSEGYRKTIDRISEIWSEFSPDEPIQFSFVDDQLNQLYQGEEKLIILFSYFTFITIFIACLGLFGLAAFTAEQRTKEIGIRKVLGCSVLQIVSLLSKDFTKLVGVSFLIACPVSYFVMKGWLQNFAYRASMSLWIFIASGILALLIALITVSVQTLKSATSNPVKALQYE
- a CDS encoding ABC transporter permease; this translates as MFKNYLKIAYRNIIKQKANSVINILGLALGLAACILVGLYIWQNLHYDDFHINKDRIFRVSVSTKTPQGTFPTAETPALLAPTLKQKYPEIDSIARVYFPDRDLISSSDKKFYEEELIFADDGFFDIFTYKFLQGNSETALNDKNSIVITKSAAQKYFDSQDPIGKVMKFNNRLDLEVTGVIEEVPVNSHFTFDMVGTYSSLVDLPVGNYLDQWGATFGSYTYVLLQPNSDPVQFGEKIAPFLNETMKVIEGVYKNFILQPVSSIHLFSDLEGEINPNSSITYLLILGSIALFILILACINFINLTTARAVKRAREIGVRKVFGAVKQQLIRQFLGESILITLISLICALVIVELFEPAFNKLIGTELTYQFFSSSGIMLTIFLAALLVGVLSGLYPAFVLTHYQPVHVMKGTMHSSRSGSAFLRKFLVLLQYSISLILIIFTIIINQQIGFMRDFDMGFDQEEVIVLKTPERMSYNSETIKAELNAIPGVVKTSTSLGVPVLGSGFGTNLIPDLAHQDLEFMVSVRMIDHDFLDLYGIKLLAGRTLSELGEVDFTTKTLVNETTVKKLGFSSPEEALGNNYTIGLSNGVKRFSPEIIGVVKDFHFNSLHEEVSPLLFMYWPYLFHEISIKISPDNVPATIKEIKSVWEKFYPVHPFDFSFLDEKIDSMYKAEERSFKVISTFSVLAIFIACLGLLGLTFYTTEQRRKEIGVRKILGASIPNIIQNISAEFLKLILIANLIAWPISYLFVNKWLASFPYKVEINVFVFIMAAAIAFGISLITIGYTVIRSAASNPVESIRYE
- a CDS encoding DUF6144 family protein, whose protein sequence is MKQFEKQWLQKLQNALQKIGREDLFDGLISGKEDETMISWSKKMMEKLSEELTQKQIEEVMCGCACLRPKTDLKELRKEYCRTKDIKTIHQKMQGIFEVYIKKYKQLSDQQIDMINELGMGMVGKLEDNIVTVSKIPKEFHKYFACDDEKMKKYYYCHCPRIREVLLSEEEPVDTNYCYCGAGFYKDIWEFILQKPVKVKLIESIMQGDDVCKIKIEL